The Microplitis mediator isolate UGA2020A chromosome 8, iyMicMedi2.1, whole genome shotgun sequence genome has a window encoding:
- the LOC130673598 gene encoding uncharacterized protein LOC130673598 isoform X3 encodes MIKYLYKTSGLTMWFVIVIIALQQQFQVTGQLLDTEFQPTVTATCKDGYMTIRLNLNDSFVGALHARDYRTPQCMVAGNGTKQATLGINLLAVHGAPDYCGVIVNNSTEERSLPIAVRIHKTLELADDKFYVITCGKAGFKNAKNETSLVSLRLLDAGRRVQEAIYGHNYTLRAEISRPDGMYGIRVKSCFAFNKRNSSVQLIDDRGCPVKNHVITKFIYDTNTGIADATLYSMFRFPESPQVHFQCDIAVCRGSCGIPVCEGEDDAGVKGPPGSVRPSVSGEEGILLAGTSVFVLNPGETPVLQTLYDDGAVHPQWLLWLAVAFGILFLIMLIINILLCSAMTCSCARTDIIEKEPSIIEDYDPYRSWPGSQYGSS; translated from the exons atgatcAAGTATTTGTATAAAACGAGTGGATTAACCATGTGGTTCGTCATAGTCATCATAGCTCTCCAGCAACAG TTCCAGGTCACCGGTCAGTTACTCGACACAGAGTTCCAACCAACAGTAACGGCGACGTGCAAAGATGGCTATATGACAATAAGATTAAATCTTAATGACAGTTTTGTTGGAGCACTTCACGCGCGTGACTACAGAACTCCTCAATGTATGGTCGCTGGTAATGGTACGAAACAAGCGACTCTTGGCATTAATCTTCTTGCTGTTCACGGTGCACCTGATTATTGCGGTGTTATTGTTAACAAT AGTACGGAAGAAAGGTCATTGCCAATAGCCGTGAGAATACACAAGACCCTTGAGCTAGCGGATGACAAATTTTATGTGATAACTTGCGGCAAAGCCGGATTTAAAAATGCCAA aAACGAAACATCTTTGGTGTCACTGCGTCTCCTGGATGCCGGTCGTCGCGTGCAAGAGGCAATCTACGGTCACAACTACACGCTCCGTGCGGAAATATCGCGACCTGATG GAATGTACGGGATCAGAGTAAAGTCGTGCTTCGCATTCAACAAGCGAAACAGCAGCGTTCAGCTCATCGACGATCGCGGATGTCCAGTTAAAAACCACGTcatcactaaatttatttacgacACAAACACTGGAATCGCTGACGCAACTCTCTACTCGATGTTCCGGTTCCCCGAGAGCCCGCAGGTTCACTTTCAGTGTGACATCGCCGTCTGTCggg gAAGCTGCGGAATTCCAGTGTGCGAAGGCGAAGATGATGCAGGAGTAAAAGGCCCTCCCGGTTCAGTGCGTCCAAGTGTATCAGGCGAAGAAGGAATTTTGTTAGCCGGTACCAGCGTATTCGTGCTGAACCCTGGCGAGACACCTg TTTTGCAGACTCTGTATGATGACGGGGCGGTGCATCCACAATGGCTGCTGTGGTTAGCCGTCGCATTTGGTATTCTCTTCCTCATAATGCTGATCATCAACATACTCTTGTGCTCGGCGATGACGTGCAGCTGCGCGAGAACGGACATAATTGAAAAGGAGCCGTCGATTATCGAGGACTACGATCCCTATCGCAGTTGGCCGGGATCTCAGTATGGCTCCAG ttaa
- the LOC130673598 gene encoding uncharacterized protein LOC130673598 isoform X1: MIKYLYKTSGLTMWFVIVIIALQQQFQVTGQLLDTEFQPTVTATCKDGYMTIRLNLNDSFVGALHARDYRTPQCMVAGNGTKQATLGINLLAVHGAPDYCGVIVNNSTEERSLPIAVRIHKTLELADDKFYVITCGKAGFKNAKNETSLVSLRLLDAGRRVQEAIYGHNYTLRAEISRPDGMYGIRVKSCFAFNKRNSSVQLIDDRGCPVKNHVITKFIYDTNTGIADATLYSMFRFPESPQVHFQCDIAVCRGSCGIPVCEGEDDAGVKGPPGSVRPSVSGEEGILLAGTSVFVLNPGETPVLQTLYDDGAVHPQWLLWLAVAFGILFLIMLIINILLCSAMTCSCARTDIIEKEPSIIEDYDPYRSWPGSQYGSRYSLNGKPGGYPSGGSTMNSTRSISTNSDHYAIVQSRPGSRYSGPGHKHHHHHHHRGPPSNIGSHYSAK; this comes from the exons atgatcAAGTATTTGTATAAAACGAGTGGATTAACCATGTGGTTCGTCATAGTCATCATAGCTCTCCAGCAACAG TTCCAGGTCACCGGTCAGTTACTCGACACAGAGTTCCAACCAACAGTAACGGCGACGTGCAAAGATGGCTATATGACAATAAGATTAAATCTTAATGACAGTTTTGTTGGAGCACTTCACGCGCGTGACTACAGAACTCCTCAATGTATGGTCGCTGGTAATGGTACGAAACAAGCGACTCTTGGCATTAATCTTCTTGCTGTTCACGGTGCACCTGATTATTGCGGTGTTATTGTTAACAAT AGTACGGAAGAAAGGTCATTGCCAATAGCCGTGAGAATACACAAGACCCTTGAGCTAGCGGATGACAAATTTTATGTGATAACTTGCGGCAAAGCCGGATTTAAAAATGCCAA aAACGAAACATCTTTGGTGTCACTGCGTCTCCTGGATGCCGGTCGTCGCGTGCAAGAGGCAATCTACGGTCACAACTACACGCTCCGTGCGGAAATATCGCGACCTGATG GAATGTACGGGATCAGAGTAAAGTCGTGCTTCGCATTCAACAAGCGAAACAGCAGCGTTCAGCTCATCGACGATCGCGGATGTCCAGTTAAAAACCACGTcatcactaaatttatttacgacACAAACACTGGAATCGCTGACGCAACTCTCTACTCGATGTTCCGGTTCCCCGAGAGCCCGCAGGTTCACTTTCAGTGTGACATCGCCGTCTGTCggg gAAGCTGCGGAATTCCAGTGTGCGAAGGCGAAGATGATGCAGGAGTAAAAGGCCCTCCCGGTTCAGTGCGTCCAAGTGTATCAGGCGAAGAAGGAATTTTGTTAGCCGGTACCAGCGTATTCGTGCTGAACCCTGGCGAGACACCTg TTTTGCAGACTCTGTATGATGACGGGGCGGTGCATCCACAATGGCTGCTGTGGTTAGCCGTCGCATTTGGTATTCTCTTCCTCATAATGCTGATCATCAACATACTCTTGTGCTCGGCGATGACGTGCAGCTGCGCGAGAACGGACATAATTGAAAAGGAGCCGTCGATTATCGAGGACTACGATCCCTATCGCAGTTGGCCGGGATCTCAGTATGGCTCCAG atACTCGCTGAACGGTAAACCCGGCGGTTATCCGTCTGGAGGATCGACTATGAACTCAACGAGATCGATATCAACAAACAGTGATCACTATGCCATCGTCCAGTCACGCCCTGGCAGCAGGTACTCCGGCCCTGGACACAAgcatcaccatcatcatcatcacagAGGACCGCCGTCCAATATCGGATCTCACTACTCTGCCAAGTGA
- the LOC130673598 gene encoding uncharacterized protein LOC130673598 isoform X2: MIKYLYKTSGLTMWFVIVIIALQQQVTGQLLDTEFQPTVTATCKDGYMTIRLNLNDSFVGALHARDYRTPQCMVAGNGTKQATLGINLLAVHGAPDYCGVIVNNSTEERSLPIAVRIHKTLELADDKFYVITCGKAGFKNAKNETSLVSLRLLDAGRRVQEAIYGHNYTLRAEISRPDGMYGIRVKSCFAFNKRNSSVQLIDDRGCPVKNHVITKFIYDTNTGIADATLYSMFRFPESPQVHFQCDIAVCRGSCGIPVCEGEDDAGVKGPPGSVRPSVSGEEGILLAGTSVFVLNPGETPVLQTLYDDGAVHPQWLLWLAVAFGILFLIMLIINILLCSAMTCSCARTDIIEKEPSIIEDYDPYRSWPGSQYGSRYSLNGKPGGYPSGGSTMNSTRSISTNSDHYAIVQSRPGSRYSGPGHKHHHHHHHRGPPSNIGSHYSAK; the protein is encoded by the exons atgatcAAGTATTTGTATAAAACGAGTGGATTAACCATGTGGTTCGTCATAGTCATCATAGCTCTCCAGCAACAG GTCACCGGTCAGTTACTCGACACAGAGTTCCAACCAACAGTAACGGCGACGTGCAAAGATGGCTATATGACAATAAGATTAAATCTTAATGACAGTTTTGTTGGAGCACTTCACGCGCGTGACTACAGAACTCCTCAATGTATGGTCGCTGGTAATGGTACGAAACAAGCGACTCTTGGCATTAATCTTCTTGCTGTTCACGGTGCACCTGATTATTGCGGTGTTATTGTTAACAAT AGTACGGAAGAAAGGTCATTGCCAATAGCCGTGAGAATACACAAGACCCTTGAGCTAGCGGATGACAAATTTTATGTGATAACTTGCGGCAAAGCCGGATTTAAAAATGCCAA aAACGAAACATCTTTGGTGTCACTGCGTCTCCTGGATGCCGGTCGTCGCGTGCAAGAGGCAATCTACGGTCACAACTACACGCTCCGTGCGGAAATATCGCGACCTGATG GAATGTACGGGATCAGAGTAAAGTCGTGCTTCGCATTCAACAAGCGAAACAGCAGCGTTCAGCTCATCGACGATCGCGGATGTCCAGTTAAAAACCACGTcatcactaaatttatttacgacACAAACACTGGAATCGCTGACGCAACTCTCTACTCGATGTTCCGGTTCCCCGAGAGCCCGCAGGTTCACTTTCAGTGTGACATCGCCGTCTGTCggg gAAGCTGCGGAATTCCAGTGTGCGAAGGCGAAGATGATGCAGGAGTAAAAGGCCCTCCCGGTTCAGTGCGTCCAAGTGTATCAGGCGAAGAAGGAATTTTGTTAGCCGGTACCAGCGTATTCGTGCTGAACCCTGGCGAGACACCTg TTTTGCAGACTCTGTATGATGACGGGGCGGTGCATCCACAATGGCTGCTGTGGTTAGCCGTCGCATTTGGTATTCTCTTCCTCATAATGCTGATCATCAACATACTCTTGTGCTCGGCGATGACGTGCAGCTGCGCGAGAACGGACATAATTGAAAAGGAGCCGTCGATTATCGAGGACTACGATCCCTATCGCAGTTGGCCGGGATCTCAGTATGGCTCCAG atACTCGCTGAACGGTAAACCCGGCGGTTATCCGTCTGGAGGATCGACTATGAACTCAACGAGATCGATATCAACAAACAGTGATCACTATGCCATCGTCCAGTCACGCCCTGGCAGCAGGTACTCCGGCCCTGGACACAAgcatcaccatcatcatcatcacagAGGACCGCCGTCCAATATCGGATCTCACTACTCTGCCAAGTGA
- the LOC130673595 gene encoding uncharacterized protein LOC130673595: MAEESTDNDSKPVINLMNDELFELKCLIKASGINQSAYCEIGRRQLLAFSTHHTDIGLFYQSDVNKQPVVKRIPWYRAPNRGIAALCFDPTGSWLLTATVDGSLYIIPVVALLDDRQTIDHKWSVNDATQLSIADHQSSYSKPSALTWWQGVTQCSHIGIVGTEEGEIIFINLENGQWIDSARVNGSIASLYICQDNNLEIVSLLVTSKTHQQWRMILEQRTNCIFPLNTRTGSSFHSRYEEESKTPPRSRLQGLKQLSVEKLAIIRQKLAESRNKNATNLRRDSESSSGTDELEASPKLLPRNRDTLILEPLLEDIYLSPQYTRQGQHLYTAYCAGSNHITIHGTDISVVPYHMYKMPDLCTDILLTQRLFFVTGPHRRSLWIVSCSLSETKIGDEGDYNQEATVARFKFEDSKELITCIYRSTDYKDTDSGSSAGSSSDSKEDKSCLPSKIDDLNIEVPLVDTCIIVTNYGVYKVILRKPLLNVFIDLALKKRKSDIEKAARLGIVFGLNVSQLFEAAGDIHLTNSRFSEAAALYKLSRCRLLKGVLKTAATGHTQKLLGCLTHCLTPPAVSELTTTTRIHLSNLAVFAFSELILRATHQESKSLYKEFLTFLSKNTFYDERWVVDVVGQTSLWKVLHHLATQRGLYAQVCEVLMKTVQPYNPVSMSNTPLNTKYGLLICISEPSLLQSMLATPSLAKSHMMFVLSNLAEFQAFVLQRLVTLYDPTNPAFRPLLIRYRARRRTTSHGSQSSQCDSLDSSDMLEEAGSLVEEILETFILTLLTLINKRSTTLKHNPALVARTTLPGIEKRFTDFTQHIDFKRRLLAAGYGHVALIRNGSVYTWGSSAQGCLGTGPTISRYGPPQAVTVFKNLEMEVLSVSCGRCHTLAVTNNGVYAWGGSQFGQLGLGRLLQTPSPEMIVSLAEEIIVDAVTGQYHSVALTMDGRVFTWGWGVHGQLGHGNTLQKNIPTVVSSLLGIIIRGIAAGHAHTLALSAEGQVYAFGCNIFGQLGTGNNIKSSLPVVINLLPEPMTDIASGYFHNLAVSATNKLYTWGSSPQVLRLQTQAQKKTKMMEFQAAAEKYAESLEDFEAIDDQSNDKLSSIEKLAIKTVNERKLNCPNVPKTISLRDINLGLLEEAQTHLKPVLVDTSLVNGRIIQISTGCHHSSLLTKDGTVYTWGRNLDGQIGNGTRKDVLIPTPLLYNPVSVLAHVPPRNSSENNSQENNKRVIKAVRVCCGCEFTIAIQPGGTVLAWGSYNSAQLGRPPNKDSNSGNAEKLVLIKSSKRLVRLPHGAHVVQDTPSQVPNIPTPIITYQSYDVTPLAGRVRPLSLVEKSYGELTLHYVLEQFNGLYDAAKIMDKCDELGNYQARSKLALLEQNYSIALAYQLKTVNPEYYARNETQANELNQLRPFAVDESPETVKKVKENTELFDKQVEKNLVETIEESEEKKRMKMSISRSLDSISIVEELHTFDCQGGSEELCEDTKSEDISLDLTEDALDDNEALSHRDDKNINLNLPNNNHIESADLLNKELANQDKDIKICNSVLDASNVIKFYINEIDESAQKIMRQVLLTIFDFWIKNQLPMGSLEKILLEHINKLYYSLGLLVFCQNQLSDDDTNKNDSSQIINYVSTNFCLQVCQMLLHHIDTGKPALEYVELLSLLTAKNYGPVGYAGKESKSPEQMMEGIISAISTKSTDPRPFIHIKDPEKVSRFLESEEDTIVFTCGHHFPMSIYQSEVIPSMEAELLMTQPLSLPCTAQSLGNMLSRVCKMEIMCPRCVPRAIQNAVKNLMDR, translated from the exons ATGGCTGAAGAATCTACTGACAATGACTCAAAACCTGTCATAAATCTCATGAATGATGAATTATTCGAGTTAAAATGCCTGATTAAAGCATCTGGAATTAATCAGAGCGCTTATTGTGAGATAGGTCGTCGGCAGTTGCTGGCTTTTTCAACCCATCATACAGACATCGGTTTGTTTTATCAGTCGGATGTCAATAAGCAGCCAGTAGTTAAAAGGATACCATGGTACCGAGCACCAAATCGTGGGATAGCAGCTCTCTGCTTCGATCCAACGGGATCGTGGCTCCTCACTGCAACAGTAGACGGTTCTCTGTACATTATTCCAGTGGTGGCTTTGCTGGACGATCGCCAGACGATAGATCACAAGTGGTCTGTCAACGATGCCACTCAGCTCTCCATAGCTGATCACCAGTCCTCTTATTCCAA acCTAGTGCGCTGACTTGGTGGCAGGGAGTGACGCAATGCAGCCACATAGGCATCGTAGGTACCGAGGAAGgagagataatttttataaacctaGAAAACGGGCAGTGGATTGACTCAGCCCGCGTAAATGGCAGCATTGCAAGTCTCTACATCTGTCAGGACAACAATTTGGAAATAGTTTCCCTGCTGGTTACCTCCAAGACGCATCAGCAGTGGCGGATGATCCTCGAGCAGCGGACTAATTGTATTTTCCCACTTAACACGCGGACTGGTTCCTCATTTCACTCGAGGTACGAAGAGGAATCCAAGACACCGCCACGATCCAGGCTCCAAGGATTGAAGCAGCTGTCCGTAGAGAAGCTGGCGATAATAAGACAGAAGTTGGCCGAGTCGAGGAATAAAAATGCTACCAACTTGCGCCGTGACAGTGAGAGTAGCAGCGGAACTGATGAACTGGAAGCATCGCCGAAGCTGTTGCCTCGCAATAGAGACACTTTGATTCTTGAACCTCTGCTGGAAGATATTTATCTGTCTCCGCAGTACACGAGACAAGGCCAGCATCTATACACGGCTTACTGTGCCGGTTCTAATCACATCACAATACACGGTACTGATATATCAGTGGTACCTTATCACATGTACAAAATGCCAGATCTCTGCACGGATATTTTACTGACCCAGCGGCTATTTTTCGTGACTGGACCTCATCGTCGGTCGCTCTGGATTGTGTCCTGCTCATTGTCGGAAACGAAGATTGGAGATGAAGGCGACTACAATCAGGAAGCCACAGTAGCGcgatttaaatttgaagattCAAAGGAATTAATAACGTGTATTTATCGGTCAACGGATTATAAAGATACGGATAGCGGTAGTAGTGCTGGTAGTAGTAGTGATTCCAAAGAAGATAAATCTTGTTTGCCAAGTAAAATAGATGATCTCAATATAGAAGTACCACTAGTAGATACTTGTATAATAGTAACTAATTACGGTGTATATAAAGTTATTCTCAGGAAGCCGTTGCTCAACGTCTTCATTGATCTGGCATTAAAGAAACGTAAATCTGATATTGAGAAAGCCGCGCGTTTGGGCATCGTCTTTGGTCTCAATGTATCCCAATTGTTTGAAGCTGCTGGTGACATCCACTTGACCAATAGTAGATTTAGTGAAGCGGCTGCGCTCTATAAATTATCACGCTGTCGTCTATTGAAGGGAGTTTTGAAGACCGCAGCTACGGGACACACGCAGAAATTACTGGGCTGCTTGACTCATTGTCTCACGCCTCCAGCAGTCTCTGAACTGACAACGACTACCAGAATCCATTTGTCTAATCTCGCGGTTTTTGCATTCAGCGAATTGATTCTTCGGGCCACACATCAAGAGTCCAAGAGCCTGTACAAAGAATTCCTCAcctttttatcaaaaaatacttTCTATGACGAGAGATGGGTAGTGGACGTAGTGGGACAGACAAGTCTTTGGAAGGTTCTGCATCACTTGGCGACTCAGCGAGGCCTGTATGCTCAAGTCTGCGAGGTTCTCATGAAGACAGTGCAACCTTACAACCCGGTGAGTATGTCCAATACACCTCTCAACACTAAATATGGACTGCTGATTTGCATAAGCGAGCCGAGTCTTCTCCAATCGATGCTGGCCACTCCGTCACTAGCTAAGAGCCACATGATGTTTGTCCTCTCGAATCTTGCTGAGTTTCAGGCATTTGTTCTCCAACGTTTGGTCACTCTCTACGACCCAACTAATCCTGCTTTCCGACCTCTGCTGATTCGGTACCGAGCTCGACGTCGCACGACTTCGCACGGCTCTCAGTCTAGCCAGTGCGACTCTCTGGATTCCTCAGATATGCTCGAAGAGGCTGGCTCTCTTGTAGAAGAAATCCTGGAGACTTTTATCCTGACTCTGCTTACTCTGATCAACAAACGCTCAACAACATTGAAGCACAACCCGGCACTAGTGGCTCGGACAACGCTACCAGGAATTGAAAAACGTTTCACAGATTTTACGCAGCACATTGACTTCAAACGGAGGCTGCTGGCAGCTGGTTACGGCCACGTGGCTTTGATAAGAAATGGCAGCGTCTACACTTGGGGCAGTTCCGCACAAGGTTGTCTGGGCACTGGGCCAACAATTTCAAGATATGGGCCACCGCAAGCGGTCACTGTTTTTAAGAATTTAGAGATGGAGGTCTTGAGTGTCTCCTGCGGGCGTTGTCACACTCTGGCAGTTACTAACAATGGCGTTTATGCTTGGGGAGGTAGTCAGTTTGGGCAATTGGGTCTTGGACGTTTGCTGCAGACTCCTAGTCCTGAGATGATTGTATCACTGGCTGAAGAAATAATTGTTGATGCTGTTACTGGTCAGTATCATTCGGTAGCTCTTACTATGGATGGACGTGTCTTCACCTGGGGCTGGGGCGTCCACGGACAACTGGGACACGGAAACACtctgcaaaaaaatattcctaCAGTGGTGTCATCACTTCTGGGTATCATTATTCGCGGAATTGCCGCTGGACACGCACATACACTGGCCCTTTCTGCTGAAGGACAAGTTTACGCATTTGGTTGCAATATTTTTGGACAATTGGGCACcggtaataatattaaatcatcaTTACCAGTTGTCATAAATCTTTTACCTGAACCAATGACAGACATTGCTTCTGGTTACTTCCACAACCTCGCTGTCAGTGCGACAAACAAGCTTTACACCTGGGGATCCAGTCCCCAGGTTCTGCGACTTCAGACCCAAGCACAAAAGAAGACCAAGATGATGGAGTTCCAAGCGGCCGCTGAAAAATACGCCGAGAGTCTCGAGGACTTTGAAGCAATCGACGACCAGTCGAATGACAAGCTATCGTCTATAGAGAAACTGGCCATCAAGACTGTCAACGAACGTAAATTGAATTGTCCCAACGTTCCTAAGACGATAAGTCTACGTGACATTAATTTAGGACTTTTAGAAGAAGCGCAGACGCATTTAAAACCCGTTTTAGTGGACACCAGTCTTGTAAACGGGCGTATCATACAAATATCTACTGGTTGTCATCACTCGTCTCTGCTAACTAAAGACGGAACTGTATACACATGGGGCAGAAATCTTGACGGACAAATTGGCAATGGGACGCGCAAAGACGTTCTAATCCCTACACCTCTACTCTACAATCCAGTATCAGTTCTTGCCCACGTCCCGCCGCGCAATTCAtccgaaaataattctcaagAAAACAACAAACGAGTCATAAAAGCTGTGCGCGTGTGCTGCGGATGTGAATTCACAATCGCTATCCAACCTGGCGGTACCGTCTTAGCATGGGGATCATATAACTCAGCCCAATTAGGTCGCCCACCGAACAAAGACTCCAACAGCGGGAACGCAGAGAAACTAGTGCTGATAAAATCATCAAAAAGACTCGTACGACTGCCCCATGGCGCGCACGTGGTCCAAGACACGCCTAGTCAAGTGCCAAATATTCCCACTCCGATCATCACTTATCAGAGCTACGACGTTACCCCACTGGCGGGTCGGGTGCGGCCTCTGAGTCTCGTTGAAAAATCGTACGGAGAACTTACACTCCACTATGTGCTCGAGCAGTTCAATGGACTCTACGACGCAGCCAAGATCATGGATAAGTGCGACGAGCTGGGTAATTATCAAGCGAGATCAAAGCTAGCTCTGCTAGAGCAAAATTACTCTATAGCTCTGGCTTATCAGCTGAAAACTGTCAATCCCGAGTACTATGCGCGGAATGAAACTCAGGCAAATGAATTGAACCAGCTAAGGCCATTTGCAGTTGATGAATCTCCCGAGACTGTAAAGAAAGTTAAGGAGAATACTGAGTTGTTTGATAAGCAAGTGGAGAAGAATTTGGTCGAGACTATAGAGGAGTCCGAAGAAAAGAAGAGAATGAAGATGTCGATCAGCAGATCCCTGGATAGTATCAGCATAGTTGAGGAACTTCATACTTTTGATTGTCAGGGAGGCTCTGAAGAACTTTGCGAAGACACCAAGAGCGAAGATATTTCTCTAGATCTTACTGAAGACGCGCTTGATGACAATGAAGCTCTATCTCATCgcgatgataaaaatataaatcttaATCTTcctaataataatcatatagAATCAGCAGATTTACTTAATAAAGAGTTAGCTAATCAAGataaagatataaaaatatgtaattctGTTTTAGACGCTtcaaatgttataaaattttacataaacgAAATAGACGAAAGCGCACAAAAAATAATGCGTCAGGTTCTGCtgacaatttttgatttttggaTTAAAAACCAGTTGCCAATGGGGAGTCTTGAGAAGATTTTACTCGAGCATATCAACAAACTCTATTACTCTCTTGGTCTTTTGGTCTTCTGTCAGAATCAACTGAGCGATGACGACACCAACAAAAATGATTCCTCCCAGATAATAAACTATGTGTCGACAAATTTCTGTCTCCAAGTCTGCCAGATGCTGCTCCATCATATCGACACCGGTAAGCCTGCTCTGGAGTACGTGGAACTGCTGTCCCTACTTACCGCCAAGAATTATGGGCCCGTGGGGTACGCGGGCAAGGAGAGCAAGTCCCCTGAGCAAATGATGGAGGGAATAATAAGCGCAATATCAACAAAATCAACCGACCCGCGACCTTTCATTCACATAAAAGATCCCGAAAAGGTATCGAGATTCTTGGAGTCTGAGGAGGACACTATTGTTTTTACATGCGGCCATCATTTTCCCATGTCGATTTATCAGTCTGAAGTTATACCGAGTATGGAAGCCGAGCTGCTGATGACTCAACCACTCTCGTTACCTTGTACTGCACAATCATTGGGCAATATGCTGAGCCGGGTTTGTAAAATGGAAATCATGTGTCCCAGATGCGTGCCTCGGGCCATACAAAATGCTGTTAAGAATCTCATGGAtaggtag